From Nicotiana tabacum cultivar K326 chromosome 20, ASM71507v2, whole genome shotgun sequence, one genomic window encodes:
- the LOC107815068 gene encoding uncharacterized protein LOC107815068 — MAVKIGYSFSSVFTSPSSPFQSMKTRTVSAIPRVFMWRFVPERLRNDKVVRSHHFVPEKLKVLRSSSRRQFSFFAAAEDQLADSELEEDDSEQESEHPGDEFVASVSSSNVHMEGAGGKPGVLSFYNRPYRREEEILVPAAEKNQNILLWFVGPAVLVASFIFPSLYLRRILSTIFEDSLLTDFLILFFTEALFYCGVAVFLLLIDRLRRPLELVSSDRKIIPPLGYRISSIAVLALSLIIPMVTMGFVWPWTGPAASATLAPYLVGIVVQFAFEQYARYIDSPSWSVIPIIFQVYRLHQLNRAAQLVTALSLTVRGAEMTAQNLAINGSLSTLLNVLQFLGVICIWSLSSFIMRFFPSATMAEG; from the exons ATGGCAGTTAAAATTGGTTATTCGTTTTCCTCTGTTTTCACCTCTCCTTCTTCACCTTTTCAATCCATGAAGACTCGAACG GTGAGTGCAATACCAAGAGTGTTCATGTGGAGATTTGTTCCGGAACGTCTAAGAAATGATAAAG TTGTTAGGTCACACCACTTTGTGCCTGAAAAGCTAAAGGTGCTGAGAAGTTCTAGTAGGAGACAGTTCAGTTTCTTTGCTGCCGCAGAAGACCAATTAGCCGACAGTGAGCTTGAGGAAGATGATTCCGAGCAAGAAAGTGAACATCCTGGTGATGAATTTGTTGCCTCTGTCAGTAGTTCAAACGTCCACATGGAAGGTGCTGGTGGTAAGCCTGGCGTACTATCATTCTACAATCGTCCTTACAGAAGGGAGGAGGAAATCCTTGTGCCTGCTGCTGAAAAGAACCAGAACATTCTACTGTGGTTTGTTGGTCCAGCTGTTCTTGTAGCCTCTTTCATCTTTCCCTCGCTTTACTTGCGCAGGATATTATCAACTATATTTGAGGACTCTTTGTTAACTG ATTTCCTCATCTTGTTCTTCACAGAGGCTCTGTTTTACTGTGGAGTAGCAGTGTTTCTTCTTCTAATAGATCGTCTAAGGAGACCGCTTGAGCTAGTATCTTCTGACAGGAAAATTATCCCACCACTCGGATATAGAATATCTTCAATTGCTGTACTGGCACTTAGTCTAATAATTCCAATGGTGACCATGGGGTTTGTTTGGCCATGGACTGGTCCTGCTGCTTCTGCTACTCTCGCCCCCTACCTTGTTGGTATAGTTGTTCAATTTGCTTTTGAGCAGTACGCAAGATATATTGACTCACCTTCATGGTCTGTTATCCCCATTATCTTTCAG GTCTACAGGTTGCATCAACTGAATAGGGCAGCGCAACTGGTAACAGCCCTTTCTTTGACAGTAAGAGGAGCAGAGATGACTGCccagaacttggcaataaatggCTCACTGAGCACACTTTTAAATGTCCTTCAATTCCTTGGGGTGATATGTATTTGGTCCCTTTCTAGCTTCATCATGAGATTTTTCCCATCTGCTACTATGGCTGAGGGGTAA